Proteins co-encoded in one Solea senegalensis isolate Sse05_10M linkage group LG8, IFAPA_SoseM_1, whole genome shotgun sequence genomic window:
- the LOC122772965 gene encoding stress-associated endoplasmic reticulum protein 1 — protein sequence MVAKQRIRMANEKHSKNITQRGNVAKSNRNMTEDKGVGPWLLALFLFVVCGSAIFQIIQSIRMGM from the exons ATGGTGGCGAAGCAAAGAATCCGCATGGCGAACGAGAAGCACAGCAAGAACATCACTCAGCGAGGGAACGTGGCCAAGTCAAAC aggaaCATGACTGAGGACAAAGGTGTTGGTCCCTGGCTTCTTGCTCTCTTCCTCTTCGTTGTTTGTGGATCCG CCATTTTCCAGATCATCCAGAGCATCAGGATGGGCATGTAA
- the clrn1 gene encoding clarin-1: SVSSSFLYASLLLFRLFLSVFPDLVGGFPVGLHVTVVVFCGTVILFSSVATGFFFFNAFGHPYETLQGPMGLYLWSFICCVCSCLVMILFSSEVKLHRLSESIANFNEVNFMFQTHTERYDRCFWLFLIIFLLQALNILLIRLTGIHFPFRENKEAELSGGAIDLLY; this comes from the exons TCTGTGTCTTCCAGCTTCCTCTATGCGTCCTTACTGCTTTTTCGTCTCTTCCTCTCAGTTTTCCCAGACCTCGTGGGTGGTTTCCCCGTCGGCCTCCACGTGACCGTCGTCGTCTTCTGTGGCACCGTGATACTCTTCTCCTCTGTGGCGactggcttcttcttcttcaacgcCTTCGGCCACCCCTACGAGACGCTGCAAGGCCCCATGGGACTTTACTTGTGGAGCTTCATCTGCT GCGTATGTAGCTGTCTGGTGATGATCCTGTTTTCATCCGAGGTGAAGCTCCATCGTCTCTCAGAGAGCATTGCCAATTTCAACGAGGTCAACTTCATgttccagacacacacagagcgctATGACCGCTGCTTCTGGctcttcctcatcatcttcctcctccaagCACTCAACATCCTGCTGATCCGTCTGACAGGTATTCACTTCCCCTTCAGGGAGAACAAGGAGGCAGAGCTTAGTGGGGGTGCCATCGACCTCTTGTACTGA
- the mmp23bb gene encoding matrix metallopeptidase 23bb produces MRHVSDLSPVLIMVPLQLLLLVMIMKVCGGSRVTDSHTERPRIKRYAINPVGHKWTHHNITYRIIKFPNTLNADDTRKAISIAFTKWSDVSPLTFCEVTDGNATADITIGFYTFNHTDCWSSPLHPCFDGLNGELAHAFLPPRGEIHFDNHEFWILGKSRFSWKQGVWLNDLVQVAAHEIGHALGLWHSRDPQALMHPNATYTGQRNVAQDDIWGIQRLYGCLDKKRVCDPWARLGFCERRKTFMKKNCPQRCDLCFEPLEAVATPTPPPANVKIKMVPRGKVVGFRCGTKNPRSPPKVSWYKDGEQILTSIPGYIIMKGRDLRIVANEFNEGVYTCRIHRRGDIISANSWAIRLKPEEPSNS; encoded by the exons ATGCGTCATGTGTCGGATCTGAGTCCAGTTCTCATCATGGTTCctcttcagctgctgctgctggtgatgatAATGAAG gTGTGCGGTGGCAGCAGAGTGACAGACTCACACACTGAGCGCCCAAGAATCAAACGTTACGCCATCAACCCGGTGGGACACAAGTGGACGCACCACAACATTACATACAG AATCATCAAGTTTCCCAACACTCTCAACGCTGATGACACAAGAAAGGCCATCAGCATCGCCTTCACCAAGTGGAGTGATGTGTCTCCTCTGACCTTCTGTGAGGTCACTGATGGAAATGCTACTGCTGACATCACCATAG GTTTCTACACCTTCAACCACACCGACTGCTGGTCGTCTCCTCTCCACCCTTGTTTTGACGGTCTGAATGGTGAGCTGGCTCATGCTTTCCTGCCACCACGAGGAGAAATCCACTTCGACAACCACGAGTTCTGGATCCTCGGCAAGTCCAGGTTCAGCTGGAAACAAG GTGTGTGGCTCAACGACCTGGTCCAGGTGGCAGCTCATGAGATCGGCCACGCTCTCGGCCTGTGGCACTCCAGAGACCCCCAGGCTCTGATGCATCCCAATGCCACCTACACGGGACAGAGGAACGTTGCTCAGGACGACATCTGGGGCATCCAGCGTCTCTACG gtTGTCTGGACAAAAAACGAGTTTGTGATCCTTGGGCTCGACTTGGCTTCTGTGAGCGGAGGAAGACTTTCATGAAGAAGAACTGTCCTCAGCGCTGTGACCTCTGCTTTG AGCCTCTGGAAGCAGTTGCCACGCCAACGCCGCCTCCAGCCAATGTCAAGATCAAGATGGTTCCGCGAGGGAAGGTGGTCGGTTTCCGGTGTGGAACCAAAAATCCGCGCTCTCCGCCGAAAGTCAG CTGGTATAAAGACGGCGAGCAGATCCTGACCTCCATCCCTGGCTACATCATCATGAAGGGCCGCGACCTTCGCATCGTTGCCAATGAGTTCAACGAGGGTGTCTATACCTGTCGCATCCATCGTCGTGGCGACATTATATCTGCAAACTCCTGGGCGATCCGACTTAAACCAGAGGAGCCGTCCAACAGCTGA
- the LOC122773017 gene encoding schwannomin-interacting protein 1-like gives MEVLLFSYLLCQFVLCVFLLQLPHMPHISECLMKRSLKPTDLRDMTLGQLQVIVNDLHSQIESLNEELVQLLLIRDELHMEQDAMLVDIEDLTRHAESQQKHLAERTLSK, from the exons ATggaggttttgttgttttcatatttgttgtgtcaatttgtgttgtgtgtgtttttactgcagcTTCCACACATGCCTCACATCAGTGAGTGTCTAATGAAGAGGAGCCTGAAGCCCACCGACTTGAGAGACATGACACTGGGCCAGCTCCAGGTTATAGTCAACGACCTGCACTCCCAGATTGAGA GTCTGAATGAGGAGCTTGTACAGTTGCTGCTCATCCGAGATGAACTACACATGGAGCAAGATGCCATGCTGGTCGACATAGAGGACCTCACCAG gcATGCTGAGAGCCAGCAGAAACATTTGGCTGAGAGAACCCTATCCAAATAA
- the eif2a gene encoding eukaryotic translation initiation factor 2A, translating to MVPPVPLLAVRGSHGTSLLHGPPQCEQHSAIFRVGASKCVTFSRDGTLFSCCDGNKVSVVKSSDGSIVSSLERPKTILLELSPMNNVLVTWQPYSKTKDNPQGEANLQLWQIQSGQLIKALYQKKVDSWCPCWSDDETLCVRSVNNELHFYENNDFNTIANKLHMQKVSDFALSPGVQPSKVAVYVPGSKGAPSFVRLYQYPALGGPTAALANKSFFKADRVVMQWNKKATAVLVTASTEVDKTGASYYGEQTLHYLGVNGETALVQLAKNGPIYDVVWSPNSAEFCVVYGFMPAKATVFNLKCDPVFDFGTGPRNAAYYSPQGNILVLAGFGNLRGQMEVWDVKKYKQVSKPQAPDSTHFSWCPDGEHVVTATCSPRLRVSNGYKIWHYTGSVLQKWDVEGSSELWEVRWQPFPDGTFPERPIKYQAVPSELGTTQPPPTQAYRPPALRHLPATPSTKLHEEEPPQNLRPGVSGEKNLSKSALKNQKKREAKKAAKQESKPEPPSEPSPVSSSQSEPSSGDPEMDKKIKNLKKKLKAIEELKEQQASGKELQKNQLEKIQKEVQLLKELEELQIEH from the exons ATGGTGCCCCCAGTCCCGCTGTTAGCAG TGCGCGGCTCACATGGTACGTCTCTGCTCCATGGGCCtccacagtgtgagcagcattCAGCCATCTTCAG GGTCGGGGCCAGCAAGTGTGTGACCTTCAGTAGAGATGGGACGCTGTTCTCTTGCTGTGACGGAAACAA AGTCTCCGTGGTAAAATCCTCAGATGGCTCCATCGTCTCATCCCTTGAACGCCCAAAGACGATTCTGCTGGAATTGTCTCCTATGAACAATGTCCTGGTCACCTGGCAACCATACAGCA AGACCAAGGACAATCCTCAAGGTGAAGCGAATCTCCAGCTGTGGCAGATACAGAGCGGTCAGCTGATCAAAGCTTTGTATCAAAAGAAGGTCGACTCCtg gtgTCCTTGTTGGTCTGATGATGAAACGCTCTGTGTGCGAAGTGTCAACAACGAGCTGCACTTCTACGAGAACAATGACTTCA acaCCATCGCCAACAAGCTTCACATGCAGAAAGTCTCAGACTTTGCCTTGTCACCTGGAGTTCAGCCCAGTAAG GTAGCAGTCTATGTCCCGGGCAGTAAAGGAGCACCCTCATTTGTCCGTCTGTACCAGTATCCTGCACTCGGTGGACCAACTGCAGCACTTGCCAATAAGAGCTTCTTCAAGGCTGACAGAGTGGTAATGCAGTGGAACAAGAAAG CCACGGCAGTTCTGGTCACAGCGAGTACGGAGGTGGACAAGACCGGGGCTTCCTATTATGGTGAACAGACACTGCACTACCTCGGGGTGAATGGAGAGACTGCTCTGGTCCAGCTGG CAAAGAACGGCCCCATCTATGATGTGGTGTGGAGTCCAAACTCTGCCGAGTTCTGCGTGGTGTATGGCTTCATGCCGGCCAAAGCCACCGTCTTCAACCTAAAGTGTGACCCTGTTTTTGACTTTGGAACGGGACCAAGAAATGCTGCCTACTACAG TCCTCAGGGTAATATTTTGGTCCTTGCTGGCTTTGGGAACCTGCGGGGTCAGATGGAGGTCTGGGATGTAAAGAAGTACAAACAG GTGTCCAAACCTCAGGCTCCAGACTCCACCCATTTCTCTTGGTGTCCCGATGGTGAGCATGTCGTCACGGCAACCTGTTCTCCGCGGCTCCGTGTCAGTAATGGTTATAAGATCTGGCACTACACGGGCTCTGTGCTACAGAAGTGGGATGTGGAGGGAAGCTCAGAGTTGTGGGAGGTTCGGTGGCAGCCTTTTCCTGACGGGACCTTCCCAGAGCGGCCCATCAAATACCAAGCGGTACCCAGTGAGCTGGGCACCACGCAGCCCCCTCCCACACAGGCTTATCGCCCACCTGCACTGAGACACCTGCCGGCCACGCCCAGCACCAAACTG CATGAAGAGGAGCCTCCTCAGAACTTGCGTCCAGGTGTTTCAGGGGAGAAGAATCTTTCTAAATCAGCTCTTAAGAACCAGAAGAAACGAGAAGCCAAGAAAGCTGCAAAACAG GAATCAAAGCCGGAGCCTCCGTCTGAACCCTCCCCTGTTAgtagcagccaatcagagccgaGCAGTGGGGACCCGGAGATGGACAAGAAGATAAAGAATTTAAAGAAG aAACTCAAAGCCATCGAGGAGCTGAAGGAGCAGCAGGCATCTGGAAAGGAGCTGCAGAAGAACCAG ctGGAGAAAATCCAGAAAGAGGTTCAGCTGCTGAAGGAGCTGGAAGAGCTGCAGATTGAACATTAG
- the tsen34 gene encoding tRNA-splicing endonuclease subunit Sen34 — MMEEENSTPDAVGLSWCDSSPLLWRIEDLKWFRSQGLVGALLGSLPRTPRQNGRMGRPLLLLPEEERLLTERCAAAALPAAKHCAVEGADVHQCVKQYEAEQQQSYEEQRVLALEDRKSALLRAMTSSHTDPQTSDEALQRRLEALDCSFTFPLSALAVQLSTARVGLTYCHEDRAFLQANWPIRKQDNPRCEVRYQVFSDLRGRGFYLTSAGKFGGDFLVYPGDPLRFHAHFIAVCLSLDESVCLLDVLAVARLGSNVKKTVLLCSAATDGNVLYTSLQWSGMV, encoded by the exons atgatggaggaggagaattCCACGCCTGATGCTGTTGGTCTCAGTTGGTGTGACTCCTCCCCCCTGCTGTGGAGGATCGAGGACCTGAAGTGGTTCCGGTCTCAGGGTCTGGTGGGTGCTCTGCTGGGGTCTCTGCCCAGGACACCGCGGCAGAATGGACGAATGGGAcgaccactgctgctgctgccagaagAGGAGCGTCTGCTGACTGAGCGCTGTGCCGCTGCTGCACTACCTGCTGCTAAACAT TGTGCTGTAGAAGGGGCGGATGTTCATCAGTGTGTAAAGCAGTATgaggcagagcagcagcagagttatGAGGAGCAGAGGGTTCTCGCTCTGGAGGACAGGAAGTCTGCACTGCTCCGGGCGATGACCTcatcacacacag ACCCCCAGACCTCAGACGAGGCCCTGCAGCGCCGCTTGGAGGCCCTTGACTGCAGCTTTACTTTCCCTCTGTCTGCGCTTGCGGTCCAGCTGAGCACAGCGAGGGTGGGGCTAACTTACTGCCATGAGGACCGGGCATTCCTGCAGGCCAATTGGCCAATCAGGAAACAGGACAACCCGCGTTGTGAGGTTAGGTATCAGGTGTTCAGCGACCTGAGGGGACGGGGCTTCTACCTGACATCAGCAGGGAAGTTTGGAGGAGACTTCCTTGTTTACCCAG GTGATCCTCTTCGTTTCCATGCCCACTTCATcgccgtctgtctgtccctggacgaatctgtgtgtctgctggatGTCCTCGCTGTGGCGCGTCTGGGCTCTAATGTGAAAAAGACGGTGCTACTGTGCTCTGCAGCGACGGACGGTAACGTGCTGTACACGTCGCTGCAGTGGAGTGGGATGGTGTGA